Genomic DNA from Bemisia tabaci chromosome 2, PGI_BMITA_v3:
GAGGTTCCCATAAATATCAGTGAACTTATGAAGATTTAAATATATTCTCATTTCTAAAAGATAAAATTATCTCCTATTTTTTGTGACAAATCAAATTATTTGCCTTCAGTTCTGGAGCAGATCCTGGCAAACAGAGAAAACGGATCTTGGATCAGCATGATTTCCCTACATCTAACAAAGGTTCGGAGGCGGGTCAAGAAATAAGAACGAAAGAGCGCAAAGATATATTCTTCCTTAAAACTCACAAATGTGGAAGCAGCACAGTCCAAAATATTCTGATGAGATATGGATTAAACGAGGGACTGGATTTTGTTTTACCGGAGAGAGGCAATTATCTCGGGAGCCCTACGTTTTTCATTCCAACTATGATCGGGAAATCAATAAGGACACCAAATAGAGTCTATAATATTTTCACGCATCACAATAGATTCAACCACACATCCACCATGAAAGTTATGAGCCGAAATTCTGTTTACGTCACAATCCTTCGCAAACCAGCCGAACTGTACGAATCATTGtacaattattataattttgaaaaaaggtatCATATGAATTTAACAACTTTTTTGGAGAACTATTCTACCGTTGAGAGGTTTAAGAGAGGCGGCTCTAAGTTCGGGTATAATCAAATGTGCTTTGATTTGGGATTGAATGAAAAACAGTTCGACAGTAacggaaaaataaaacagtgGATTCATGAAATTGACAGAACTTTTGATTTAGTACTGATGACAGAGTACATGGAAGAATCACTTATCTTGCTGGCGGACTTGATGAAATGGCCGTTGAAACGTGTTGTTTTTTTGAAACTCAACGAGAGAAAGTCAACGAACAAATTAGCGCTCTCGGCGGCTCAAaggaaaattgtaaggaaactAAATAAATGCGATACCAAACtgcatgattatttttttaaaaaatttaagcaaCGAATTCGATCATTTGGTGTTGAGAGAATGAATACCAAACTACGCGAATTTATTCGTCTTAATGATGAATTCAGTAGGGAATGCGACGTGAAAGTAGCTGAGAGCAAATTATCAACTGTAAGATACCAAACGACGAACACTCTTGACTCGGAATGCGTTCATGCGGTATCGAGTGAGCTAGTATTCACAAGTCTTTTACGAAACATCCAACGGCAGCGAGTCACAAAGTTGCGTTCACTgaaaaatctcatgaaaaatacTAATGATAAGGCAGCGTAACAAATCTGAAAAGTGATGAGAATCTCTTGAAAAATGCTCACAAGCCGCGAGTATGGTATAGGCCCACAGGATGACTATTATTAAAAACTCCTTAACAGTAATTGAGCTGCGTTAATAGCAGAATCAGCTCATCTTCATCAAATCGGTTTCTGTTggacgggcgtaagtccaaaaaaatCATGAGCCCAGGCTTTCGTTGATCAGGCAGGACGCTACGGTTCATGAGTTTTTGGGCTGACgcccgtctaacagaaaccgattcaattatgatgcttgatttttCGTCATGGCTTGTTACTTACAAAGAGAAAATTACGATAGCATATTCTACCTAGAATTTGTAAGTATCTACTTTAATACTCAAAGGAAAGTGGAA
This window encodes:
- the LOC109030488 gene encoding galactosylceramide sulfotransferase, translated to MRYLYGNLTFIVISVVFFTVYFTRFLDERTSSSSGADPGKQRKRILDQHDFPTSNKGSEAGQEIRTKERKDIFFLKTHKCGSSTVQNILMRYGLNEGLDFVLPERGNYLGSPTFFIPTMIGKSIRTPNRVYNIFTHHNRFNHTSTMKVMSRNSVYVTILRKPAELYESLYNYYNFEKRYHMNLTTFLENYSTVERFKRGGSKFGYNQMCFDLGLNEKQFDSNGKIKQWIHEIDRTFDLVLMTEYMEESLILLADLMKWPLKRVVFLKLNERKSTNKLALSAAQRKIVRKLNKCDTKLHDYFFKKFKQRIRSFGVERMNTKLREFIRLNDEFSRECDVKVAESKLSTVRYQTTNTLDSECVHAVSSELVFTSLLRNIQRQRVTKLRSLKNLMKNTNDKAA